From a single Myxococcus stipitatus genomic region:
- the fdxA gene encoding ferredoxin FdxA has protein sequence MAYVVADPCIKCKYTDCVEVCPVNCFYEGANFLVIHPDECIDCGACEPVCPTKAIFPETELPEKWKEYKALNADFAGRWPNLAEKKKELPEAEDYKTQENKRSLLDPAPGK, from the coding sequence ATGGCCTACGTCGTCGCCGACCCTTGCATCAAGTGCAAGTACACCGACTGTGTCGAGGTCTGCCCGGTCAATTGCTTCTACGAGGGGGCGAACTTCCTGGTCATCCATCCGGATGAGTGCATCGACTGCGGTGCCTGCGAGCCGGTGTGCCCCACCAAGGCCATCTTCCCGGAGACCGAGCTGCCCGAGAAGTGGAAGGAGTACAAGGCGCTGAACGCCGACTTCGCCGGCAGGTGGCCCAACCTCGCGGAGAAGAAGAAGGAGCTGCCCGAGGCCGAGGATTACAAGACCCAGGAGAACAAGCGCTCCTTGCTGGACCCCGCTCCGGGCAAGTAG